One Odontesthes bonariensis isolate fOdoBon6 chromosome 17, fOdoBon6.hap1, whole genome shotgun sequence genomic window carries:
- the grhl3 gene encoding grainyhead-like protein 3 homolog — MTKETETVGLVFQSENFSYNHYANYMMDPWSYMDGNIPELNHSKPRLHPGDNIAALTMLQEQCRNQKEQKSVSCNRIPNICNSTDRSLTNTNELVSLEASTNVMKILSESVPSSHPQDVLGSKQISSMAISAPTTSDTYTTLTSVVADTYDKQELNIIFDTLLQKWPENNVFQDQSAETLPYSDPFPENHSSPVYSSSYTNSPPQRFRNELQFSLGAPAASSHKSSELPMVYLNKGQFYPITLHGVDSSACLTATKVKTVVMAVFENDKSAEMQLRFWNHWHARQPTVKQRVIDIADYKEVFSGISNVEEVAFNALSFVWNPNEEAKVYIGINSLSTDFSSQKGVKGLPLNLQIDTYDCSSGSNQLIHRAACQVKIFCDKGAERKMRDEDRKRSKRRGKNTIDANTKSLVSSSISGEYTFFKTLDDHITLPVLFIPEAHLSSLQRMATPKDETERSCMKRLYPDRDQSTSPLNKQARREDPQRVMLYVRTNTEEVFDALMLSSPTVSGLREAISEKYCMQKDTIGKIYKKCKRGIFVNMDDNIIEHYTNQSAFLIEMSDVATGQFQVTLVEV; from the exons ATGACCAAAGAGACTGA GACTGTGGGACTGGTCTTTCAGAGCGAGAACTTCAGCTATAACCATTACGCAAACTACATGATGGACCCCTGGTCCTACATGGACGGCAATATCCCTGAGCTGAACCACTCCAAACCCAGACTCCACCCAGGAGACAATATTGCAGCCTTGACAATGCTTCAAGAGCAGTGCAGG AACCAAAAAGAGCAAAAATCCGTTTCCTGCAACCGCATCCCCAACATCTGCAATTCAACAGACAG GAGTCTGACCAACACCAATGAGCTTGTTTCCCTGGAGGCATCCACCAATGTCATGAAGATTCTTTCCGAAAGTGTTCCGTCGTCCCATCCCCAGGACGTTTTGGGATCGAAACAGATCAGCTCTATGGCCATTTCTGCTCCCACCACCTCAGACACATACACCACCCTGACCAGTGTTGTAGCAGACACATATGACAAGCAGGAGCTCAACATTATCTTTGACACCTTGCTGCAGAAGTGGCCAGAGAACAATGTTTTCCAAGACCAAAGCGCTGAG ACTCTTCCTTACAGCGATCCATTCCCTGAAAACCATTCCAGCCCTGTCTATTCAAGCTCCTACACCAACTCCCCACCACAAAGATTCAGGAATGAGCTCCAGTTTTCTCTTGGAGCTCCTGCAGCTTCCTCACACAAGTCTAGTGAGCTGCCCATGGTATACCTGAACAAGGGCCAGTTCTACCCCATCACTCTCCATGGAGTGGACAGTAGTGCCTGCCTCACTGCCACAAAAGTCAAG ACTGTTGTGATGGCTGTATTTGAGAATGACAAGAGCGCAGAAATGCAGCTCCGCTTCTGGAACCACTGGCATGCACGCCAGCCAACCGTTAAGCAGAGGGTCATTGACATTG CGGACTACAAAGAAGTGTTCAGTGGCATCAGCAACGTAGAGGAGGTGGCCTTCAATGCTCTCTCTTTTGTGTGGAACCCAAATGAGGAGGCCAAG GTGTACATTGGGATCAACTCCCTGAGCACAGACTTCTCCTCTCAAAAAGGAGTGAAAGGTCTGCCTCTAAACCTACAGATTGACACTTACGACTGCAGCTCAGGATCTAACCAACTCATACACAGAGCTGCCTGCCAGGTCAAGATTTTCTGTGATAAG GGTGCAGAGAGGAAGATGCGAGATGAGGACAGGAAGAGATCCAAGAGGAGGGGAAAGAACACTATTGATGCAAACA CTAAGTCTTTAGTGAGTAGCTCCATCAGTGGTGAGTACACCTTTTTCAAGACCCTGGATGACCACATCACCCTGCCAGTTCTCTTCATTCCAGAAGCACACCTCTCCAGCTTACAGCGCATG GCCACTCCCAAGGACGAGACTGAGAG GAGTTGTATGAAGAGGCTGTATCCAGACAGAGACCAGAGCACCTCTCCACTCAATAAACAAGCCCGCAGAGAAGACCCACAACGAG TTATGCTATACGTGAGGACTAACACAGAGGAAGTTTTTGATGCACTTATGCTGAGCTCACCAACGGTGTCAGGCCTACGAGAAGCT ATTTCAGAAAAGTATTGTATGCAAAAGGACACCATTGGGAAAATCTACAAAAAGTGCAAGAGAGG GATCTTCGTCAACATGGACGATAACATCATTGAACACTACACCAACCAGTCAGCCTTCCTCATTGAAATGTCTGATGTGGCCACCGGTCAGTTCCAAGTCACTCTCGTTGAAGTATGA